From a single Lactococcus carnosus genomic region:
- a CDS encoding 2-hydroxycarboxylate transporter family protein, which translates to MKKLKSIKISGISLPLYAFVMIVLAIVISLGKLPLNMVGITLLLVALGHLLYYIGEKLPIMNAYLGGGSVFTLIGATLLSTFHLIPAHVIGAVGKFMGGQFGFLDFYIAALICGSILGMNRKLLIKASTKFIPVALVTMVVGFFAVGFMGMLLGKGFAHSVMYVSMPMMAGGMGAGITPLSQIYASGLFHGNQTAIFSQLAPAVTFGNIIAIIGALSISKVFAKTKYNGHGTLITATKEELAKPKIVLDAQQIGVGLLFSFSLLMVGNILNNFFPKVHEYAFMIIIVFIIKATDTVPKKLEDAVVMFNQVIMTNLTHAVLAGIGLALIDLKTLASAFTWQFVVLCLTSVIAMGLTSWFLGLALGMYPVETAIGAGMINNSMGGTGNIAVLSASDRMEMIAFAQMANRLCGAIVLIMGGILIRFFYH; encoded by the coding sequence TGCCATCGTCATCAGCTTAGGCAAACTCCCACTCAACATGGTTGGGATCACTTTACTTTTAGTTGCCCTAGGACATCTGCTCTACTATATTGGTGAGAAGCTACCGATTATGAATGCCTATCTTGGTGGGGGATCTGTATTTACTCTGATAGGGGCAACGCTTCTGTCCACTTTCCACTTAATCCCGGCACATGTTATTGGTGCTGTTGGTAAATTCATGGGTGGTCAATTCGGCTTTCTGGATTTCTATATCGCAGCGCTTATCTGTGGGTCTATTTTAGGGATGAATCGCAAACTTTTGATTAAAGCATCAACTAAATTTATCCCCGTTGCTTTGGTCACGATGGTCGTTGGCTTCTTCGCAGTAGGTTTTATGGGCATGTTACTTGGTAAGGGCTTTGCTCACTCTGTTATGTATGTATCGATGCCGATGATGGCTGGTGGTATGGGCGCAGGCATCACGCCGCTCTCTCAAATCTACGCATCTGGCCTATTTCATGGCAATCAAACTGCGATTTTCTCTCAATTAGCACCAGCAGTTACTTTCGGGAATATTATCGCCATCATCGGCGCATTATCTATCTCAAAAGTATTTGCCAAAACGAAATACAATGGCCATGGTACGCTGATTACAGCGACTAAGGAAGAATTAGCTAAACCCAAAATAGTTTTAGATGCCCAACAAATCGGTGTCGGACTCTTGTTTTCCTTCTCTCTTCTCATGGTTGGTAATATCCTCAATAACTTTTTCCCAAAAGTGCATGAGTATGCCTTTATGATTATTATTGTCTTCATCATCAAAGCAACTGATACTGTGCCTAAAAAATTAGAAGATGCTGTGGTAATGTTCAATCAAGTCATCATGACAAATTTGACCCATGCTGTATTAGCTGGTATCGGGTTGGCTTTGATTGACTTAAAAACACTTGCTTCTGCTTTTACTTGGCAATTTGTCGTCCTTTGTTTGACAAGTGTCATCGCAATGGGGCTTACCAGCTGGTTCCTAGGTCTAGCCCTCGGTATGTATCCCGTTGAGACCGCAATCGGTGCTGGTATGATCAACAACTCCATGGGTGGTACAGGTAATATCGCAGTATTATCTGCATCTGATCGTATGGAAATGATTGCTTTTGCACAGATGGCCAATCGGCTATGTGGCGCAATCGTCCTCATCATGGGTGGTATTCTCATCCGATTCTTCTATCACTAA